A single region of the Glycine max cultivar Williams 82 chromosome 20, Glycine_max_v4.0, whole genome shotgun sequence genome encodes:
- the LOC100819128 gene encoding uncharacterized protein At1g66480 has translation MGNTFGAKKTTKVMKIDGETFKLKTPVKVGEVLKDHPGLVLLDSEAVKHYGVRAKPLEAHKDLQPKRLYFLVELPKETTPRRVRSGINMSAKDRLESLVLTRRSASDLSIMKQSSNTDNKENSNNGGGVRLKMRLPKAEVEKLIQGCKDEAEAAERIMNLYKANGSRENEGGTKENGEKMVVLDQQSVKESTKKRVSFMPINEGGIEVAVAS, from the exons ATGGGTAACACATTTGGTGCGAAGAAAACCACAAAGGTTATGAAAATTGATGGTGAGACATTCAAATTGAAGACACCAGTGAAAGTTGGGGAAGTGCTTAAGGATCACCCTGGTCTTGTTTTGCTAGATTCTGAGGCGGTTAAACACTATGGCGTGAGAGCAAAGCCATTGGAAGCACACAAGGATTTGCAGCCTAAGAGGCTGTATTTTCTTGTGGAGCTTCCGAAGGAGACGACGCCGCGAAGGGTTCGTTCCGGCATCAACATGAGTGCCAAGGATCGCCTAGAGAGCCTTGTGCTCACTAGAAGGTCTGCCTCTGATCTTTCAATCATGAAACAAAGCAGCAACACCGATAATAAGGAGAATAGTAATAATGGTGGTGGTGTGAGGTTGAAAATGAGGCTTCCAAAAGCAGAAGTGGAGAAATTGATTCAAGGTTGCAAGGATGAGGCTGAGGCTGCTGAGAGGATCATGAACCTTTATAAGGCCAATGGAAGCAGAGAAAATGAGGGTGGAACTAAGGAAAATGGTGAAAAGATGGTGGTGTTGGACCAACAAAGTGTTAAGGAGAGTACAAAG AAAAGggtgagttttatgccaatcaACGAAGGAGGAATTGAAGTAGCTGTGGCTTCATAA